Proteins encoded by one window of Enterobacter pseudoroggenkampii:
- the sseA gene encoding 3-mercaptopyruvate sulfurtransferase, whose product MSTSYFVAADWLIEHGDDPEVQIIDARMAPPGQEHRDVPGEYRAGHLPGAVFFDIEALSDHTTPLPHMLPRPEAFSVAMRELGISKDKHLVVYDEGNLFSAPRAWWMLKNFGVEKVSILAGGLAGWKRDELPLQQGDVTLPEGEFDATFDTHVVKRLTDVLVVSHEKTAQIVDARPAPRFNAQADEPRPGLKRGHIPGALNVPWGDLVFEGELKTTDELRAIFDRAGVDLHRPIIASCGSGVTACVVILALATLGANDVTLYDGAWSEWGARDDLPVEPAK is encoded by the coding sequence ATGTCCACCTCATATTTTGTCGCTGCCGACTGGCTGATTGAGCACGGCGACGATCCGGAAGTTCAGATTATCGACGCGCGTATGGCCCCTCCGGGACAAGAGCATCGTGACGTGCCCGGTGAATACCGTGCCGGGCATCTGCCTGGCGCGGTATTTTTTGATATCGAAGCCCTCTCCGATCACACCACTCCCCTGCCGCACATGCTGCCGCGCCCGGAAGCGTTTTCCGTGGCGATGCGCGAGCTGGGCATCAGCAAAGACAAACACCTCGTTGTTTATGATGAAGGTAACCTCTTCTCCGCGCCGCGCGCGTGGTGGATGCTGAAAAACTTCGGCGTGGAAAAAGTCTCGATTCTTGCCGGCGGGCTGGCGGGCTGGAAGCGCGACGAGCTGCCGCTTCAGCAGGGCGACGTGACGCTGCCGGAAGGTGAATTCGACGCGACCTTTGACACCCACGTGGTAAAACGCCTGACCGACGTGCTGGTCGTGAGCCATGAAAAAACGGCGCAAATCGTCGATGCCCGTCCTGCTCCACGCTTCAATGCCCAAGCGGATGAACCGCGTCCGGGGCTGAAGCGCGGACATATTCCGGGCGCGCTGAACGTGCCGTGGGGCGACCTGGTGTTTGAGGGCGAACTGAAAACCACCGACGAGCTGCGCGCCATTTTTGACCGTGCTGGCGTGGATTTACATCGTCCGATTATTGCCAGCTGCGGCTCCGGCGTCACGGCCTGCGTGGTGATCCTGGCGCTCGCCACGCTCGGTGCGAACGACGTCACGCTCTACGACGGCGCCTGGAGCGAATGGGGTGCGCGAGACGATCTGCCTGTCGAACCCGCGAAATAA
- the sseB gene encoding enhanced serine sensitivity protein SseB translates to MSDTKNELETLLEQAATEPAHRPAFFRTLLESTVWVPGTAAEGEQVVEDSALDLLHWEKDDGTSVIPFFTSLEALQEAVEDEQAFVVMPVRTLFEMTLGQTLFLNAKLPTGKEFTPREISHLIGEEGNPLSTQEVLEGGETLLLSEVAEPPAQMIDSLTTLFKTLKPVRRAFLCSIKERADEKPVLLIGIEADGDFDEIVQAAGSVATDTLPGDEPIDICQVKNGEKGISHFITEHITPFYERRWGGFLRDLKTNRII, encoded by the coding sequence ATGTCAGATACCAAAAACGAATTAGAAACCCTGCTGGAGCAGGCTGCGACCGAGCCCGCCCACCGTCCGGCTTTTTTCCGCACGCTGCTGGAATCCACCGTCTGGGTGCCGGGCACCGCGGCGGAAGGTGAGCAGGTTGTCGAAGACAGCGCGCTGGATCTGCTGCACTGGGAGAAAGATGACGGCACGTCGGTGATCCCGTTCTTTACTTCGCTGGAAGCCCTGCAGGAAGCGGTAGAAGACGAACAGGCGTTCGTGGTAATGCCGGTGCGTACCCTGTTTGAAATGACGCTGGGCCAGACGCTGTTCCTCAACGCTAAATTGCCGACCGGGAAAGAGTTCACGCCGCGTGAAATCAGCCACCTGATTGGCGAAGAGGGCAACCCGCTCAGCACGCAGGAAGTGCTGGAAGGGGGCGAAACGCTGCTGCTGTCTGAGGTGGCCGAGCCGCCCGCGCAGATGATTGATTCCCTGACGACGCTGTTCAAAACGCTCAAGCCCGTCAGGCGCGCGTTTCTCTGCTCTATCAAAGAGCGCGCGGACGAAAAGCCGGTGCTGTTGATCGGTATTGAAGCCGATGGCGATTTCGACGAGATCGTTCAGGCGGCGGGCAGCGTGGCGACCGATACGCTACCGGGCGATGAGCCGATTGATATCTGTCAGGTGAAAAACGGTGAGAAAGGCATCAGCCACTTTATTACCGAGCACATCACCCCGTTCTACGAGCGTCGCTGGGGTGGCTTCCTGCGCGATCTCAAAACCAACCGCATCATCTGA
- a CDS encoding MurR/RpiR family transcriptional regulator, giving the protein MDNRLATLLTRGASLTRAEYRVLAHLTEHPLLVGNITVRELAQATFVSTATIMRLCQKLGFSGFSEFIWHCKQLLSDTPHIAVQGQSRPEFPALFNQFIANYQHTFQWVTQEKRQQFADLLRQKESFFLYGAGFSYLFAEYLTKKLQVLGKTAFISGPGDSRNIFLSNAARYQVFIAVSRSGETEQVLDKARIAKNVGMTIVAFTRASANTLAGMADVHFALHDEAVHFAAEAAGVTSFESNLVLLMDLLLLEATG; this is encoded by the coding sequence ATGGATAACCGCCTGGCCACGCTGTTAACGCGCGGGGCATCGCTGACCCGCGCGGAGTATCGCGTCCTCGCCCACCTCACGGAGCATCCGCTGCTGGTGGGCAATATTACGGTTCGCGAGCTGGCACAGGCGACGTTCGTTTCTACCGCCACCATTATGCGGCTGTGCCAGAAGCTGGGGTTCAGCGGCTTTAGCGAGTTTATCTGGCACTGCAAGCAGCTGCTCTCCGACACGCCGCATATTGCCGTTCAGGGGCAATCGCGTCCTGAGTTCCCGGCGCTATTTAATCAGTTTATCGCCAACTATCAGCACACCTTTCAGTGGGTCACGCAGGAGAAGCGACAGCAGTTTGCCGACCTGCTGCGCCAGAAAGAGAGCTTCTTTCTCTACGGCGCCGGGTTTTCCTATCTCTTTGCGGAGTACCTGACCAAGAAGCTGCAGGTGCTGGGCAAAACGGCGTTTATCTCCGGGCCGGGGGACAGCCGGAATATTTTCCTCAGCAACGCCGCGCGCTATCAGGTGTTTATTGCCGTCTCGCGCAGCGGCGAAACAGAGCAGGTGCTGGATAAAGCGCGGATTGCCAAAAACGTCGGCATGACGATCGTCGCGTTTACCCGCGCCTCGGCCAACACGCTGGCGGGGATGGCGGACGTGCACTTTGCCCTCCATGATGAAGCGGTACACTTCGCCGCCGAAGCCGCGGGGGTGACGTCGTTTGAGTCGAATCTGGTGCTGCTGATGGATTTACTGCTGCTGGAAGCAACGGGGTGA
- the pepB gene encoding aminopeptidase PepB, whose product MTEAMKITLSTQPADARWGEKASYSINNDGITLHLTGNDDLGLIQRAARKIDGLGIKHVSLEGEGWDTDRSWAFWAGYKGPKGTRKIEWANLDEAGQKELESRLQIIDWVRDTINAPAEELGPEQLAQRAVDLLCGVAGDKMSYRITKGEDLREQNYMGIHTVGRGSERPPVLLALDYNPTGDKDAPVFACLVGKGITFDTGGYSLKQSAFMDSMKSDMGGAATITGALAFAITRGLKKRVKLYLCCADNMVSGNAFKLGDIIRYRNGKNVEVMNTDAEGRLVLADGLIDASAQKPELIIDMATLTGAAKTALGNDYHALFSFDDKLAARLLASAAAENEPFWRLPLAEFHRSQLPSNFAELNNTASAAYPAGASTAAGFLSHFVENYHEGWLHIDCSATYRKAAVEQWSAGATGLGVRTVANLLTAE is encoded by the coding sequence ATGACCGAAGCGATGAAGATTACGCTCTCTACGCAGCCCGCCGACGCGCGCTGGGGCGAGAAAGCCAGCTACAGCATCAACAACGACGGTATTACCCTGCACCTGACGGGCAACGATGATTTGGGCCTGATCCAGCGCGCCGCGCGTAAAATTGACGGTCTGGGCATTAAGCATGTCTCGCTGGAAGGCGAAGGCTGGGACACCGACCGCAGCTGGGCATTCTGGGCAGGCTACAAAGGCCCGAAAGGCACCCGCAAAATTGAGTGGGCGAACCTCGACGAAGCCGGTCAGAAAGAGCTGGAAAGCCGTCTGCAAATCATCGACTGGGTACGCGACACCATTAACGCTCCGGCGGAAGAGTTAGGCCCTGAGCAGCTGGCGCAGCGCGCCGTTGACCTGCTGTGCGGCGTGGCGGGCGACAAGATGTCCTACCGCATCACCAAGGGTGAAGACCTGCGCGAGCAGAATTACATGGGTATCCACACCGTGGGCCGTGGTTCTGAGCGTCCACCGGTGCTGCTGGCGCTGGACTACAACCCAACCGGTGATAAAGACGCCCCTGTCTTTGCCTGCCTGGTAGGTAAAGGCATCACTTTCGACACCGGCGGCTACAGCCTGAAGCAGAGCGCGTTCATGGACTCCATGAAGTCCGACATGGGCGGCGCGGCCACCATCACCGGTGCGCTGGCGTTTGCCATCACCCGCGGTCTGAAAAAGCGCGTGAAGCTGTACCTGTGCTGCGCGGACAACATGGTCAGCGGTAACGCCTTCAAGCTGGGCGACATCATTCGCTACCGTAACGGCAAAAACGTTGAGGTGATGAACACTGACGCCGAAGGCCGTCTGGTGCTGGCCGATGGCCTGATCGACGCGTCTGCCCAGAAGCCAGAACTGATTATCGATATGGCGACCTTGACCGGCGCGGCGAAAACCGCGCTGGGTAACGACTACCATGCACTGTTCAGCTTCGACGACAAGCTGGCCGCTCGCCTGCTGGCCAGCGCCGCTGCAGAAAATGAACCGTTCTGGCGTCTGCCGCTGGCCGAGTTCCACCGCAGCCAGCTGCCGTCCAATTTTGCCGAGCTGAACAATACCGCCAGCGCGGCGTACCCGGCGGGCGCAAGCACCGCGGCAGGCTTCCTGTCTCACTTCGTCGAGAATTATCATGAAGGCTGGCTGCACATCGACTGCTCCGCAACGTACCGTAAAGCCGCGGTTGAGCAGTGGTCTGCGGGCGCAACCGGTCTGGGCGTGCGTACCGTAGCGAACCTGCTGACGGCTGAGTAA